In Musa acuminata AAA Group cultivar baxijiao chromosome BXJ2-3, Cavendish_Baxijiao_AAA, whole genome shotgun sequence, the following proteins share a genomic window:
- the LOC103977666 gene encoding pentatricopeptide repeat-containing protein At1g13040, mitochondrial isoform X1 — translation MFLAGRCNVHLPETGRFFSRFVTTSLISLFDARLASAGRGFASESRNKLSARFKSPTHAFWESSCTLRRVLESSKWSESTEIELQRLNIELNTYIANQVLKSVSDSYMAYRFYLWAESQPGFQHDHFTIKTMISLALKDQNFGIFSEVLRGIRLKGHSLHRSIYRITISGCVRSGQIKFAIRTFEAMIASGCRMFDVDFNRFMGVLVRNNCFDLAEKCYYRMTSKGFSLSSFTYSRLICGLCQANNLLFVEKLWRDMDKIGCVPDNWAYNIYLNCLCKQNKMEDSLDVLQSMIQKGREPDVVTYTTIINGFCNARHFSAALEIWDEMLKRGFKLDVINCGTLVCGLSANGKVDEAYELMLEMIKMNIELNTRLYNAIIGGFCRAGQFDKAQVIVSFMQRNGCKPDLVTCNILLNHYCDRFMLNEAGNLMKRMEMSGISPDRCSYNQLLKGLCKGNQLEKAYDFITSYMEVKGLCDAVSCNTVINAFCKVGKMGTATKLFEEMGHKGIHADAITYSTLINGFFKIGDAFRAQELFHLMLKARVVPTVSVYNVMVHHLCKVGDIEGARRYFLDMTEKRISPDIVSYCSLINGLLKGSRINEAMKLYDDMCKNGVTPDELTYKLLIGGLLKGGKFILACRIWDQMMEKGFTLDRAISERLIAAIKSKDTNREEGEKLRS, via the exons ATGTTTTTGGCCGGCCGGTGCAATGTGCACCTCCCAGAAACCGGCCGCTTCTTCTCTCGCTTCGTTACCACGAGCCTAATCAGCCTCTTCGATGCTCGGCTCGCTTCTGCAGGACGTGGGTTTGCATCAGAGTCCCGCAACAAATTGTCGGCGAGGTTTAAGTCGCCGACGCATGCGTTCTGGGAGTCTTCTTGTACGCTTCGAAGAGTTCTGGAATCCAGTAAGTGGTCGGAGTCGACGGAGATAGAGTTGCAGAGGCTCAACATTGAGTTGAATACATACATCGCTAACCAGGTATTAAAGAGCGTGTCGGATTCTTACATGGCCTACCGTTTTTATCTGTGGGCCGAATCCCAGCCAGGTTTCCAGCACGATCACTTCACCATCAAGACTATGATCTCTTTGgcgttgaaagatcaaaactttggTATCTTTTCAGAGGTTTTAAGAGGAATAAGGTTGAAGGGTCACTCCTTGCACCGTTCTATTTATCGGATTACTATTTCAGGTTGCGTCCGGTCAGGCCAGATCAAGTTCGCAATCCGTACATTTGAAGCTATGATTGCATCAGGCTGCCGCATGTTTGATGTGGACTTTAATAGGTTTATGGGTGTACTAGTTCGAAATAATTGTTTTGATCTTGCTGAGAAGTGCTATTATAGGATGACCTCAAAGGGATTTTCTTTGAGCTCGTTTACTTATTCAAGACTCATCTGTGGTCTGTGTCAAGCGAATAATCTTCTCTTTGTTGAGAAGCTTTGGAGAGATATGGATAAGATAGGTTGTGTCCCAGACAACTGGGCATACAACATATATTTGAATTGCTTATGCAAGCAGAACAAGATGGAAGATTCTTTGGATGTTTTGCAGTCAATGATCCAGAAAGGAAGAGAGCCTGATGTTGTTACTTACACGACAATCATTAATGGATTTTGTAATGCTAGACATTTCTCTGCTGCCTTAGAGATCTGGGATGAAATGTTGAAAAGGGGCTTCAAGCTAGATGTTATTAACTGTGGTACATTAGTTTGTGGTTTGTCCGCTAATGGGAAGGTTGACGAAGCTTATGAACTAATGTTGGAAATGATAAAGATGAACATTGAGCTAAACACTCGGTTATACAATGCTATTATAGGTGGGTTCTGCAGAGCTGGCCAGTTTGATAAGGCCCAAGTGATAGTGTCTTTCATGCAAAGAAATGGATGCAAGCCTGACTTGGTTACTTGTAACATACTCCTGAATCATTACTGCGATCGATTTATGTTGAATGAAGCAGGTAACTTAATGAAAAGGATGGAAATGAGTGGGATAAGTCCAGACAGGTGTAGTTATAATCAACTATTGAAAGGTCTTTGCAAGGGTAACCAGCTCGAAAAGGCATATGATTTTATTACCAGTTATATGGAGGTAAAAGGTTTGTGTGATGCAGTATCCTGCAACACTGTAATTAATGCATTTTGCAAAGTTGGGAAAATGGGAACTGCAACTAAGTTGTTCGAAGAGATGGGTCATAAAGGAATACATGCAGATGCCATTACATACAGCACTCTAATCAATGGATTCTTTAAAATTGGTGATGCTTTTAGAGCTCAGGAACTCTTTCACCTAATGCTCAAGGCTAGAGTGGTTCCAACTGTTAGTGTATATAACGTTATGGTGCACCACCTCTGTAAAGTTGGCGACATAGAAGGTGCTCGCAGATATTTTCTTGACATGACTGAAAAACGGATCTCCCCTGATATAGTTTCCTATTGCAGTCTTATAAATGGGTTGCTGAAAGGATCAAGAATAAATGAAGCCATGAAGCTATATGACGACATGTGCAAAAATGGAGTGACTCCTGATGAATTGACGTACAAATTACTGATTGGAGGACTTCTGAAGGGAGGAAAGTTTATCCTAGCTTGTAGAATTTGGGACCAGATGATGGAAAAGGGCTTTACTCTTGACAGAGCTATTTCTGAAAGGCTGATTGCTGCAATTAAGTCCAAGGACACAAATAGAGAAG AAGGTGAGAAACTTCGATCTTAA
- the LOC103977666 gene encoding pentatricopeptide repeat-containing protein At1g13040, mitochondrial isoform X2: protein MFLAGRCNVHLPETGRFFSRFVTTSLISLFDARLASAGRGFASESRNKLSARFKSPTHAFWESSCTLRRVLESSKWSESTEIELQRLNIELNTYIANQVLKSVSDSYMAYRFYLWAESQPGFQHDHFTIKTMISLALKDQNFGIFSEVLRGIRLKGHSLHRSIYRITISGCVRSGQIKFAIRTFEAMIASGCRMFDVDFNRFMGVLVRNNCFDLAEKCYYRMTSKGFSLSSFTYSRLICGLCQANNLLFVEKLWRDMDKIGCVPDNWAYNIYLNCLCKQNKMEDSLDVLQSMIQKGREPDVVTYTTIINGFCNARHFSAALEIWDEMLKRGFKLDVINCGTLVCGLSANGKVDEAYELMLEMIKMNIELNTRLYNAIIGGFCRAGQFDKAQVIVSFMQRNGCKPDLVTCNILLNHYCDRFMLNEAGNLMKRMEMSGISPDRCSYNQLLKGLCKGNQLEKAYDFITSYMEVKGLCDAVSCNTVINAFCKVGKMGTATKLFEEMGHKGIHADAITYSTLINGFFKIGDAFRAQELFHLMLKARVVPTVSVYNVMVHHLCKVGDIEVL from the exons ATGTTTTTGGCCGGCCGGTGCAATGTGCACCTCCCAGAAACCGGCCGCTTCTTCTCTCGCTTCGTTACCACGAGCCTAATCAGCCTCTTCGATGCTCGGCTCGCTTCTGCAGGACGTGGGTTTGCATCAGAGTCCCGCAACAAATTGTCGGCGAGGTTTAAGTCGCCGACGCATGCGTTCTGGGAGTCTTCTTGTACGCTTCGAAGAGTTCTGGAATCCAGTAAGTGGTCGGAGTCGACGGAGATAGAGTTGCAGAGGCTCAACATTGAGTTGAATACATACATCGCTAACCAGGTATTAAAGAGCGTGTCGGATTCTTACATGGCCTACCGTTTTTATCTGTGGGCCGAATCCCAGCCAGGTTTCCAGCACGATCACTTCACCATCAAGACTATGATCTCTTTGgcgttgaaagatcaaaactttggTATCTTTTCAGAGGTTTTAAGAGGAATAAGGTTGAAGGGTCACTCCTTGCACCGTTCTATTTATCGGATTACTATTTCAGGTTGCGTCCGGTCAGGCCAGATCAAGTTCGCAATCCGTACATTTGAAGCTATGATTGCATCAGGCTGCCGCATGTTTGATGTGGACTTTAATAGGTTTATGGGTGTACTAGTTCGAAATAATTGTTTTGATCTTGCTGAGAAGTGCTATTATAGGATGACCTCAAAGGGATTTTCTTTGAGCTCGTTTACTTATTCAAGACTCATCTGTGGTCTGTGTCAAGCGAATAATCTTCTCTTTGTTGAGAAGCTTTGGAGAGATATGGATAAGATAGGTTGTGTCCCAGACAACTGGGCATACAACATATATTTGAATTGCTTATGCAAGCAGAACAAGATGGAAGATTCTTTGGATGTTTTGCAGTCAATGATCCAGAAAGGAAGAGAGCCTGATGTTGTTACTTACACGACAATCATTAATGGATTTTGTAATGCTAGACATTTCTCTGCTGCCTTAGAGATCTGGGATGAAATGTTGAAAAGGGGCTTCAAGCTAGATGTTATTAACTGTGGTACATTAGTTTGTGGTTTGTCCGCTAATGGGAAGGTTGACGAAGCTTATGAACTAATGTTGGAAATGATAAAGATGAACATTGAGCTAAACACTCGGTTATACAATGCTATTATAGGTGGGTTCTGCAGAGCTGGCCAGTTTGATAAGGCCCAAGTGATAGTGTCTTTCATGCAAAGAAATGGATGCAAGCCTGACTTGGTTACTTGTAACATACTCCTGAATCATTACTGCGATCGATTTATGTTGAATGAAGCAGGTAACTTAATGAAAAGGATGGAAATGAGTGGGATAAGTCCAGACAGGTGTAGTTATAATCAACTATTGAAAGGTCTTTGCAAGGGTAACCAGCTCGAAAAGGCATATGATTTTATTACCAGTTATATGGAGGTAAAAGGTTTGTGTGATGCAGTATCCTGCAACACTGTAATTAATGCATTTTGCAAAGTTGGGAAAATGGGAACTGCAACTAAGTTGTTCGAAGAGATGGGTCATAAAGGAATACATGCAGATGCCATTACATACAGCACTCTAATCAATGGATTCTTTAAAATTGGTGATGCTTTTAGAGCTCAGGAACTCTTTCACCTAATGCTCAAGGCTAGAGTGGTTCCAACTGTTAGTGTATATAACGTTATGGTGCACCACCTCTGTAAAGTTGGCGACATAGAAG TCTTATAA
- the LOC135607102 gene encoding ABC transporter I family member 20-like codes for MGNEGTATSAADVGPVVEVKNLRFTYPGIDGHPPPGSAPLIDGFSLSLRAGDRCLLVGTNGAGKTTILKILGGKHMVDPEMVRILGRSAFHDTALTSSGDLSYLGGEWRRDVAFAGFEVSIQMDISAEKMIYGVSGVDPQRRDELINVLDIDLSWRMHKASDGQRRRIQICMGLLKPFKVLLLDEITVDLDVLARANLLRYLSKECEERGATIIYATHIFDGLEDWPTHVVYVAHGKLQLAVPLEKVKEMSNLSLMRTVESWLRKERDEDRRRRQERKAIGLPEHEKQLEGTRVTGDPARSAVQVMNNGWAAGRLHSTVAGQENFFLSSNRVLRQ; via the exons ATGGGGAACGAGGGCACCGCCACCTCCGCCGCCGACGTTGGCCCAGTTGTGGAAGTCAAGAACCTCCGTTTCACGTACCCCGGGATCGACGGGCACCCTCCTCCGGGGTCTGCCCCCCTCATCGAcggtttctccctctccctccgcGCCGGCGATCGATGCCTCCTGGTCGGAACCAATGGTGCCG GGAAGACCACGATACTGAAGATACTAGGAGGGAAGCACATGGTGGACCCGGAGATGGTCCGGATCCTGGGTAGGTCGGCCTTCCATGACACCGCTCTAACCTCTTCTGGTGATCTTTCTTACTTGGGTGGAGAG TGGCGGCGAGATGTTGCTTTTGCTGGTTTTGAGGTCTCGATACAAATGGACATTTCTGCTGAGAAGATGATATATGGTGTTTCTGGCGTTGATCCTCAAAGGAGAGACGAACTGATTAAT GTTTTAGACATTGATTTATCATGGAGAATGCACAAAGCATCTGATGGTCAaagaagacgaattcaaatatgcaTGGGACTGCTTAAGCCATTTAAG GTTCTTCTTCTTGACGAAATAACAGTGGACTTAGATGTCCTTGCAAGAGCTaaccttttaagatatctaagtaaggAGTGTGAAGAACGAGGTGCCACAATTATCTACGCAACTCATATTTTTGATGGTCTTGAAGACTGGCCAACACATGTT GTATATGTTGCTCATGGGAAATTGCAGTTAGCAGTACCTTTGGAGAAAGTTAAGGAGATGAGTAACTTATCTTTAATG AGAACAGTGGAGAGTTGGCTAAGGAAGGAGAGGGATGAAGACAGGAGGAGGCGACAGGAGAGAAAGGCAATTGGCCTCCCAGAACATGAAAAGCAACTGGAGGGGACACGGGTGACAGGTGATCCAGCCCGGAGTGCAGTTCAAGTAATGAACAATGGTTGGGCAGCTGGGAGACTTCATTCAACTGTAGCAGGTCAGGAGAATTTTTTTCTGAGTTCAAATAGAGTCCTTAGGCAATAA
- the LOC135607103 gene encoding polygalacturonase At1g48100-like, translating to MEVSKMLLLLVLVCSGFGCTSVRGRFHYGIARPPMAEPPSQAVVPANSISLPPALAPQPVHPSYSGNSANSTSTGYSGNSTNTTSAYPPSEPIGAGYSGNSTNSNTTSTPVSSPPPLPAPVDAGTATRNSSNATAVLDVRAFGAVGDGVADDTEAFKTAWDIACQDGPGTILVPQGYAFKILSTIFAGPCHSELTFQVDGTIIAPDGPDEWPRNNNRRQWLVFYRANGLKLQGRGVIDGRGEKWWNLPCKPHKGPNGTTLSGPCDSPVALRFFMSSNLIVHGIRVQNSPQFHFRFDNCRNVTVDAISISSPALSPNTDGIHVENTEMVGIYNSVISSGDDCISIGAGSINIDIRNVTCGPSHGISIGSLGTKNTRACVTNITVKNSVIKHSDNGVRIKTWQGGSGSVSSVSFDNIRMDAVRNPIIIDQYYCLSKSCKNQTSAVYVSDVSYTGIKGTYDVRSPPIHFGCSDSVPCTNITLSEVVLLPAQAYFISNPFCWNVYGVMATQTIPPVSCLLEGFPSSITDIGSDRCY from the exons ATGGAAGTGAGCAAGATGCTCCTATTGCTTGTCCTCGTTTGCTCTGGCTTCGGTTGTACTTCTGTTCGTGGAAGATTCCATTACGGCATTGCTCGGCCTCCAATGGCAGAACCTCCATCTCAAGCTGTAGTTCCTGCAAATTCCATTAGTCTTCCTCCTGCTCTTGCTCCTCAGCCTGTCCACCCAAGCTATAGTGGGAACTCTGCGAACTCCACTAGTACAGGTTATAGTGGGAATTCGACAAACACCACTAGTGCATACCCTCCTTCTGAGCCTATTGGTGCAGGCTATAGTGGGAATTCTACGAACTCGAATACTACGAGCACTCCCGTTTCCTCTCCACCTCCCCTTCCTGCGCCTGTCGACGCAGGGACGGCGACCCGCAATTCCTCGAACGCCACTGCGGTGCTCGACGTGCGAGCCTTCGGAGCAGTAGGCGATGGAGTCGCCGATGACACCGAAGCATTCAAGACCGCGTGGGATATTGCCTGCCAAGACGGGCCCGGAACCATCCTTGTCCCGCAGGGCTACGCTTTCAAGATCCTGTCGACCATCTTCGCAGGTCCTTGCCACAGTGAGCTCACGTTTCAG GTTGATGGAACAATCATTGCCCCCGACGGCCCAGACGAGTGGCCTCGGAACAACAACCGGCGGCAGTGGCTCGTGTTCTACAGAGCCAACGGGTTGAAGCTGCAAGGAAGAGGAGTCATCGATGGGAGAGGAGAGAAGTGGTGGAACCTCCCCTGCAAACCTCACAAG GGGCCAAATGGCACGACATTGTCGGGGCCATGCGACAGCCCTGTG GCTTTGAGGTTCTTCATGAGCTCAAACCTCATAGTACACGGGATCAGAGTCCAGAACAGTCCCCAGTTCCACTTCCGGTTCGACAACTGCCGGAACGTCACCGTCGACGCAATCTCGATCAGCTCACCCGCGCTTAGCCCCAACACTGATGGCATCCACGTCGAGAACACCGAGATGGTTGGAATCTACAACTCAGTCATCTCCAGCG GAGATGATTGCATATCCATCGGAGCTGGTAGCATCAACATAGACATAAGAAACGTGACCTGTGGGCCAAGCCATGGAATCAG CATTGGGAGCCTGGGCACGAAGAACACTCGAGCTTGCGTGACGAACATAACAGTAAAGAATTCAGTGATTAAGCATTCGGATAACGGGGTCAGGATCAAGACATGGCAAGGTGGGTCAGGATCAGTATCATCTGTCTCCTTCGACAACATCCGCATGGACGCCGTGAGGAACCCCATCATCATCGACCAGTACTACTGCCTCTCCAAGTCGTGCAAGAACCAGACGTCGGCAGTCTACGTATCGGACGTATCATACACCGGCATCAAGGGCACATACGACGTCAGGAGTCCGCCCATCCATTTCGGGTGCAGTGATTCCGTCCCCTGCACCAACATCACCCTGTCGGAGGTGGTGCTTCTTCCAGCTCAAGCATACTTCATCTCCAATCCATTCTGTTGGAACGTTTACGGCGTGATGGCGACGCAGACGATCCCTCCTGTATCGTGCTTGCTGGAGGGATTTCCTTCCTCGATCACGGACATTGGTTCAGATAGGTGCTACTGA